Proteins encoded together in one Shewanella oneidensis MR-1 window:
- a CDS encoding efflux RND transporter permease subunit, producing MLKYIIEASIRQRLMVLIIAMMITLWGVQELRKTPLDALPDLSDVQVIIKTTYPGQAPKLVEEQVTYPLSTAMLAVPGAKTVRGFSMFGDSYVYVIFDDGTDIYWARSRVLEYLSQIGSRLPAGVQPSLGPDASGVGWVFEYALVDRSGNLDLSQLKSLQDWYLKLELQSVAGVSEVATVGGMEQTYQVVLEPDKMAIYKLDIASIKDAIEKSNSEAGGSVVEMAEAEYMVRAKGYRQTLEDFREIPLGIASPSGTSLTLKDVATIRKGPAARRGIAELDGEGEVVGGIIVMRYGENALSTIDAVKAKLEELSAGLPEGVEIVPTYDRSNLILKSVDNLFNKVVEEMLVVGLVCLLFLLHARSTLVAIVTLPLSILIAFIVMNKLGVNANIMSLGGIAIAIGAVVDGAIVMIENLHKHLEQFHSEHQREPNVKEHWRIVTQASTEVGPALFFSLLIITLSFVPVFALEAQEGRLFAPLAYTKSFAMAASAILAITLVPVLMGYFIRGKIPSENKNPISRVLIALYKPALNLVLNFPKITIALALLALVSAWYPFTRMGSEFMPELEEGDLLYMPTALPGISASKAAEVLQQTDRLIKTVPEVARVFGKVGRAETATDPAPLTMLETTIMLKPHEEWREGMTLDGIINQLQQTVKVPGLTNAWVQPIKTRIDMLSTGIKTPVGIKITGADVNELQQLGTQIEAILSRMPHTKSAYAERTSGGRYIDITPKLDVAARYGMNLQDIQDVVRYAIGGMDIGQSVQGAERYPINLRYPRELRDNIEKLRELPVITKSGNYLPLRNLAEIEITEGAPMLASENGRLISWVFIEIEGTSIGEYITSAKQTLSAELNVPPRYSYSFAGQYEYMQRVDAKLKQVIPMALGVIFILLMLTFGSTMQASMIMLSLPFALVGSTWLLYLLDYNISVAVAVGMIALAGVAAEFGVIMLVYLNNAIKHRQDNNTYHSVEDLKEALIEGAVMRIRPKAMTVATIFFGLLPIMWGAGSGNDVMQKIAAPMVGGMVTAPILSLFVLPALYLLVYSRKLKQVA from the coding sequence ACCTACCCCGGCCAAGCCCCCAAATTAGTGGAGGAACAAGTCACTTACCCACTATCGACCGCGATGCTCGCCGTACCCGGTGCAAAAACCGTGCGGGGCTTCTCGATGTTTGGCGACTCCTACGTCTATGTGATTTTTGATGATGGCACCGATATCTACTGGGCCCGCTCGCGGGTACTCGAATATTTAAGCCAAATAGGCAGTAGACTCCCCGCGGGAGTGCAGCCGTCCCTCGGTCCCGATGCCTCTGGTGTGGGCTGGGTGTTTGAGTACGCGCTGGTCGATCGCTCCGGCAATTTAGATCTCTCACAACTCAAAAGTCTGCAGGATTGGTATCTCAAACTTGAGCTGCAAAGTGTCGCAGGTGTGTCCGAAGTCGCCACTGTGGGTGGAATGGAGCAAACCTATCAGGTAGTGCTCGAGCCAGACAAAATGGCGATCTATAAACTCGATATCGCCAGCATCAAAGATGCCATCGAAAAATCGAATAGCGAGGCAGGCGGCTCCGTAGTGGAAATGGCCGAAGCCGAATACATGGTGCGCGCTAAGGGTTATCGCCAAACCCTAGAAGATTTTCGCGAAATCCCCTTAGGCATTGCGAGCCCTTCAGGCACCAGTTTAACCCTAAAAGATGTGGCAACAATCCGCAAAGGTCCCGCGGCAAGGCGCGGCATTGCAGAACTCGACGGCGAAGGCGAAGTCGTCGGCGGTATTATTGTCATGCGCTACGGTGAAAACGCCCTGAGTACCATTGACGCAGTTAAAGCCAAACTAGAGGAATTAAGCGCCGGATTGCCCGAAGGTGTGGAAATCGTTCCGACCTATGATCGCTCAAATTTAATTTTGAAATCCGTTGATAACCTGTTCAACAAGGTCGTTGAAGAAATGTTGGTCGTCGGGCTGGTATGCCTGCTATTTTTGCTGCATGCACGTTCAACCTTAGTCGCGATAGTGACCCTACCGCTTTCGATCCTGATCGCCTTTATCGTGATGAATAAGCTAGGGGTGAACGCCAACATTATGAGCCTTGGAGGCATCGCGATTGCCATCGGCGCTGTCGTCGACGGTGCGATTGTGATGATTGAGAATCTACACAAACATTTGGAGCAATTTCACAGCGAGCATCAGCGCGAACCTAATGTCAAAGAGCACTGGCGCATAGTCACACAAGCATCGACAGAAGTGGGCCCTGCGTTATTTTTCTCACTCCTGATTATCACATTAAGCTTTGTGCCTGTATTTGCCCTCGAGGCGCAGGAAGGACGCTTGTTTGCACCACTGGCCTACACCAAATCATTTGCGATGGCAGCCTCGGCCATTTTGGCCATCACGCTGGTACCTGTGTTGATGGGCTATTTTATTCGTGGGAAAATCCCAAGCGAAAACAAAAACCCCATTAGCCGAGTGTTAATCGCCCTCTATAAACCAGCTCTTAATCTAGTGCTCAACTTCCCTAAAATCACTATCGCTTTGGCGCTATTGGCTTTAGTCAGCGCTTGGTATCCCTTCACGCGCATGGGGAGTGAATTTATGCCTGAACTCGAAGAAGGCGATTTACTCTATATGCCAACGGCATTGCCAGGGATTAGCGCCAGCAAGGCTGCCGAAGTGCTACAACAAACCGACCGGTTGATCAAAACCGTCCCTGAAGTGGCTCGCGTTTTTGGTAAAGTGGGACGCGCCGAAACAGCGACCGATCCTGCACCACTGACTATGCTCGAAACCACCATCATGCTCAAACCCCATGAAGAGTGGCGTGAAGGTATGACCTTAGATGGCATCATTAATCAGTTGCAGCAAACCGTTAAAGTCCCCGGCCTGACAAACGCTTGGGTGCAACCTATCAAGACCCGTATCGACATGCTATCAACGGGGATTAAAACGCCTGTCGGGATCAAAATCACTGGCGCCGATGTCAATGAACTGCAACAGCTCGGCACCCAAATTGAAGCCATTCTGAGCCGGATGCCACACACTAAATCAGCCTATGCCGAGCGCACCAGTGGCGGACGTTATATCGATATTACCCCCAAATTGGATGTCGCGGCCCGCTACGGCATGAACTTACAGGATATTCAAGATGTTGTGCGTTACGCTATTGGCGGTATGGATATAGGCCAATCCGTGCAGGGAGCAGAGCGCTATCCGATTAACCTGCGCTACCCACGAGAACTGCGCGACAATATTGAGAAACTGCGTGAGCTGCCGGTGATCACTAAATCGGGGAATTATTTACCGCTACGTAACTTAGCAGAGATTGAGATCACCGAAGGCGCGCCTATGCTCGCAAGTGAAAATGGCCGCCTTATCTCTTGGGTATTTATCGAAATAGAGGGAACCTCCATTGGCGAGTATATTACTAGCGCCAAGCAAACTCTCAGCGCTGAACTTAACGTGCCGCCCCGTTACAGCTATAGCTTTGCGGGCCAGTACGAGTACATGCAGCGGGTCGATGCCAAACTCAAGCAAGTGATCCCAATGGCATTAGGGGTCATCTTTATCCTACTGATGCTGACCTTCGGCTCCACCATGCAAGCAAGCATGATCATGCTAAGCCTGCCGTTTGCCTTAGTTGGTAGCACTTGGCTGTTGTATCTGCTGGATTACAACATCTCGGTTGCCGTCGCGGTTGGTATGATCGCCCTTGCGGGCGTGGCGGCGGAGTTTGGGGTGATCATGCTGGTCTATTTAAATAACGCCATTAAGCATCGGCAGGATAACAATACGTATCACAGCGTTGAGGACTTAAAAGAAGCCCTAATTGAAGGCGCTGTGATGCGGATACGTCCTAAGGCGATGACGGTTGCCACCATCTTCTTCGGCCTATTGCCCATTATGTGGGGCGCAGGTTCGGGTAATGATGTGATGCAAAAAATCGCGGCGCCCATGGTCGGAGGAATGGTCACGGCCCCAATTCTGTCGCTATTTGTACTGCCGGCTCTGTATCTGCTCGTTTACTCGCGTAAATTAAAGCAAGTCGCTTAA
- a CDS encoding ribonuclease T2: MTALFSLPIRKRDSQPVTLCRHLQGVLGLLLIGLTPITTVAAPATGEFIANKRCELFQSKNKQTNPDDWQSNIGERYPVAELLGNSANPDWLRVRTNAITSPLRWIKGDCGQYHASVAAETYQPSSSGKPVQTTTASDINAINSESLKEHGTSEKRQGNLCQIEDNYDSHVLALSWQSTFCELYGSRKAECRALRQTTDAPQWQHFSLHGLWPNRQQCGTRYGFCSSVKQQPSDFCDYPEVPLNASVQKNLEEVMPSARYGTCLERHEWWKHGTCRDQDPNDYFLLATQLTQEVNASVWVKEFIHQRIGKKVTQKELNQSFDTSFGQGAHTKVTLDCAKGLLNEIRINLPQEIKLSDSIPSLLAKAPKAKKTNCPDPLLIDMPN, encoded by the coding sequence ATGACCGCTTTATTTTCACTCCCTATCCGCAAAAGAGACTCGCAACCCGTCACGCTTTGCCGCCATTTACAGGGCGTACTTGGCTTATTGCTTATTGGTTTAACCCCAATCACCACTGTCGCCGCCCCAGCCACCGGTGAGTTTATTGCCAATAAACGCTGTGAACTGTTTCAGTCTAAAAATAAACAAACTAATCCCGATGATTGGCAAAGCAATATTGGAGAACGTTATCCAGTAGCCGAACTGTTAGGCAACAGCGCAAATCCTGACTGGCTACGCGTGCGCACTAATGCTATCACCTCGCCACTTCGTTGGATCAAAGGTGATTGCGGACAATATCATGCAAGTGTAGCGGCGGAGACTTATCAGCCCTCATCCTCCGGTAAGCCAGTGCAAACCACCACAGCTTCAGATATCAACGCCATCAACAGTGAAAGCCTAAAAGAGCATGGCACATCAGAAAAACGCCAAGGCAATCTGTGTCAAATCGAGGATAATTATGACTCCCATGTGCTCGCCCTGAGTTGGCAGAGCACCTTTTGCGAACTCTATGGCAGCCGTAAAGCCGAATGTCGTGCCTTACGCCAAACCACTGATGCGCCACAATGGCAACACTTTAGCCTGCATGGTCTCTGGCCGAATCGCCAGCAATGTGGCACTCGTTACGGCTTTTGCAGCAGCGTGAAACAGCAGCCGAGCGATTTTTGTGATTATCCTGAGGTGCCACTCAATGCCTCTGTACAAAAGAATCTAGAAGAAGTCATGCCAAGCGCCCGCTACGGCACCTGTTTAGAGCGCCACGAATGGTGGAAACACGGCACCTGCCGCGATCAAGATCCTAATGACTATTTCTTGCTGGCGACCCAATTAACCCAAGAGGTGAACGCTTCGGTGTGGGTTAAAGAGTTTATCCATCAAAGAATCGGTAAAAAAGTCACGCAAAAAGAGCTGAATCAAAGCTTTGATACGAGCTTTGGTCAAGGCGCGCACACTAAAGTGACCCTAGACTGTGCCAAAGGACTCTTAAATGAAATACGGATTAATCTTCCTCAAGAGATCAAGCTGTCAGATTCAATACCAAGTCTGCTTGCCAAAGCACCAAAAGCAAAAAAGACGAATTGTCCTGATCCGTTATTAATTGATATGCCAAACTAA